In the genome of Bicyclus anynana chromosome 23, ilBicAnyn1.1, whole genome shotgun sequence, one region contains:
- the LOC128199412 gene encoding facilitated trehalose transporter Tret1-2 homolog isoform X1, protein MRRLRTRILRMIKRKVAAARLSDRRARTMLASIKGFWKVCRYGDLYMVLAALAAQSINISVGFCQGFSAVLLPQYTHEYPAISHDQSSWIASLGVISNPIGALLGGMMVDAVGRRLLLQSIVLPNLVGWLVIAFSETYVFLCVGRFITGFTIGMSTVSYIYVAEITTPEKRGVLSALGPGLVSTGIFIVYSLGAFVHWRKVAAICAGVSLLTPFLMYFVPESPLWLASKGQMKEAYNSMFWLRQNNNTAQQELMEFTKDRKTDESMTFRQKMGLFKRRNVLKPFALLIVFFMFQEMSGIYIILYYAVDFFKSVGTSVNEFTASIIVGGVRVFMGAVGACLINSFRRKTLAATSGLLLGFAMLGAAVCDSVNGPPLMKLACVLLHVSFSMVGFLQLPWIMSGELYPQDIRGVMSGATSCCAYVLIFFNIKTYPQLENLLTSNGTLYLFAICAIIGAAYCYLFLPETKGKTLNEIMRQFDEEKKDGDPEVGYIKNIIEGKPVQRRHSAGASISLEKSKECDKDWMQNTSEKYSNKLKE, encoded by the exons GTGCTGGCGGCCCTCGCCGCGCAGTCTATCAACATCTCGGTGGGATTCTGCCAAGGCTTCTCCGCAGTTCTGTTGCCCCAGTACACGCACGAATATCCGGCCATCTCGCATGATCAGAGTTCATGGATTG CCAGTCTCGGCGTGATATCCAACCCCATCGGCGCTCTGCTGGGCGGCATGATGGTGGACGCGGTGGGGCGTCGCCTGCTGCTGCAGTCGATAGTGCTGCCCAACCTCGTCGGCTGGCTGGTCATCGCCTTCTCCGAGACCTACGTGTTCCTCTGCGTCGGCAGGTTCATCACTGGATTTACTATTG GTATGTCAACGGTGTCATACATATACGTCGCCGAGATAACGACGCCAGAAAAACGTGGAGTTCTAAGCGCCCTGGGTCCAGGGCTGGTCTCCACGGGAATATTCATCGTGTATTCACTCGGAGCGTTCGTGCATTGGCGCAAAGTGGCCGCCATTTGCGCGGGCGTGTCTCTCCTCACACCCTTCTTGATGTACTTCGTGCCGGAGTCTCCTCTGTGGCTCGCGTCCAAAGGTCAAATGAAGGAAGCGTACAACTCCATGTTTTGGCTGAGACAGAACAACAACACCGCGCAACAAGAGTTGATGGAGTTCACGAAAGatcgaaaaaccgacgaatctaTGACGTTCAGACAAAAAATGGGACTGTTCAAACGGAGGAACGTCTTGAAGCCGTTCGCATTGCTGATAGTCTTCTTCATGTTCCAAGAGATGTCAGGGATATACATAATACTGTACTACGCTGTTGACTTCTTCAAATCGGTGGGAACGAGTGTCAATGAGTTTACAGCTTCTATAATAGTTGGCGGGGTGAGAGTCTTCATGGGTGCGGTGGGAGCTTGTCTCATAAACAGTTTTAGACGAAAGACTTTGGCTGCAACTTCAGGTTTGCTGTTAGGATTTGCAATGTTAGGTGCTGCAGTATGTGACAGTGTAAACGGTCCCCCGTTAATGAAATTAGCATGCGTTTTACTCCACGTTTCCTTCAGTATGGTTGGGTTCTTACAGTTGCCTTGGATTATGTCTGGGGAGCTATACCCTCAAGATATTAGAGGCGTCATGTCTGGCGCGACATCTTGTTGCGCTTACGTTCTAATATTCTTCAACATAAAAACATACCCTCAATTGGAGAACTTACTTACGAGCAACGGAACTCTATACCTTTTTGCTATCTGCGCGATCATAGGAGCGGCGTATTGTTATTTGTTTCTACCGGAGACTAAAGGGAAGACTCTGAATGAGATTATGAGACAGTTCGACGAGGAAAAGAAAGATGGCGACCCTGAAGTGGGttacattaaaaacattatCGAAGGGAAACCGGTGCAAAGGAGGCACAGTGCGGGAGCTTCGATATCTTTGGAAAAAAGTAAGGAGTGTGACAAAGACTGGATGCAAAATACTTCCGAGAAATATAGTAATAAGCTTAAGGAGTAG
- the LOC128199412 gene encoding facilitated trehalose transporter Tret1-2 homolog isoform X2, translated as MLASIKGFWKVCRYGDLYMVLAALAAQSINISVGFCQGFSAVLLPQYTHEYPAISHDQSSWIASLGVISNPIGALLGGMMVDAVGRRLLLQSIVLPNLVGWLVIAFSETYVFLCVGRFITGFTIGMSTVSYIYVAEITTPEKRGVLSALGPGLVSTGIFIVYSLGAFVHWRKVAAICAGVSLLTPFLMYFVPESPLWLASKGQMKEAYNSMFWLRQNNNTAQQELMEFTKDRKTDESMTFRQKMGLFKRRNVLKPFALLIVFFMFQEMSGIYIILYYAVDFFKSVGTSVNEFTASIIVGGVRVFMGAVGACLINSFRRKTLAATSGLLLGFAMLGAAVCDSVNGPPLMKLACVLLHVSFSMVGFLQLPWIMSGELYPQDIRGVMSGATSCCAYVLIFFNIKTYPQLENLLTSNGTLYLFAICAIIGAAYCYLFLPETKGKTLNEIMRQFDEEKKDGDPEVGYIKNIIEGKPVQRRHSAGASISLEKSKECDKDWMQNTSEKYSNKLKE; from the exons GTGCTGGCGGCCCTCGCCGCGCAGTCTATCAACATCTCGGTGGGATTCTGCCAAGGCTTCTCCGCAGTTCTGTTGCCCCAGTACACGCACGAATATCCGGCCATCTCGCATGATCAGAGTTCATGGATTG CCAGTCTCGGCGTGATATCCAACCCCATCGGCGCTCTGCTGGGCGGCATGATGGTGGACGCGGTGGGGCGTCGCCTGCTGCTGCAGTCGATAGTGCTGCCCAACCTCGTCGGCTGGCTGGTCATCGCCTTCTCCGAGACCTACGTGTTCCTCTGCGTCGGCAGGTTCATCACTGGATTTACTATTG GTATGTCAACGGTGTCATACATATACGTCGCCGAGATAACGACGCCAGAAAAACGTGGAGTTCTAAGCGCCCTGGGTCCAGGGCTGGTCTCCACGGGAATATTCATCGTGTATTCACTCGGAGCGTTCGTGCATTGGCGCAAAGTGGCCGCCATTTGCGCGGGCGTGTCTCTCCTCACACCCTTCTTGATGTACTTCGTGCCGGAGTCTCCTCTGTGGCTCGCGTCCAAAGGTCAAATGAAGGAAGCGTACAACTCCATGTTTTGGCTGAGACAGAACAACAACACCGCGCAACAAGAGTTGATGGAGTTCACGAAAGatcgaaaaaccgacgaatctaTGACGTTCAGACAAAAAATGGGACTGTTCAAACGGAGGAACGTCTTGAAGCCGTTCGCATTGCTGATAGTCTTCTTCATGTTCCAAGAGATGTCAGGGATATACATAATACTGTACTACGCTGTTGACTTCTTCAAATCGGTGGGAACGAGTGTCAATGAGTTTACAGCTTCTATAATAGTTGGCGGGGTGAGAGTCTTCATGGGTGCGGTGGGAGCTTGTCTCATAAACAGTTTTAGACGAAAGACTTTGGCTGCAACTTCAGGTTTGCTGTTAGGATTTGCAATGTTAGGTGCTGCAGTATGTGACAGTGTAAACGGTCCCCCGTTAATGAAATTAGCATGCGTTTTACTCCACGTTTCCTTCAGTATGGTTGGGTTCTTACAGTTGCCTTGGATTATGTCTGGGGAGCTATACCCTCAAGATATTAGAGGCGTCATGTCTGGCGCGACATCTTGTTGCGCTTACGTTCTAATATTCTTCAACATAAAAACATACCCTCAATTGGAGAACTTACTTACGAGCAACGGAACTCTATACCTTTTTGCTATCTGCGCGATCATAGGAGCGGCGTATTGTTATTTGTTTCTACCGGAGACTAAAGGGAAGACTCTGAATGAGATTATGAGACAGTTCGACGAGGAAAAGAAAGATGGCGACCCTGAAGTGGGttacattaaaaacattatCGAAGGGAAACCGGTGCAAAGGAGGCACAGTGCGGGAGCTTCGATATCTTTGGAAAAAAGTAAGGAGTGTGACAAAGACTGGATGCAAAATACTTCCGAGAAATATAGTAATAAGCTTAAGGAGTAG